In the Paramormyrops kingsleyae isolate MSU_618 chromosome 6, PKINGS_0.4, whole genome shotgun sequence genome, one interval contains:
- the naa80 gene encoding N-alpha-acetyltransferase 80 isoform X2, which yields MCDGEVQVFPLHHRLDLLEACADLVNAEWPRSRAARIHGLQKSCQNFPVCLVLLERAADEEQLLGHARLSRVVGQCGSLFVETVVVCQAQRGKGYGRKLMEASERYARTRGFRRLCLTTHDKQHFYAHLGYVLSKPVQNAGAMTSFMPMEVLQKFSRIQDTVCSFGPPRSSARQGLQKNLPSNSEPDPPQVSCQTEILCPKPLAVPSQPSNQPPQPPPPPPAPPLPPQLPATCHPIPPVAQSQSKTQTLYTPYRDAKGMPIYWMHKDI from the coding sequence GTGTGATGGCGAGGTGCAGGTCTTCCCCCTGCACCACAGACTGGACTTGCTGGAGGCTTGTGCCGACTTGGTCAATGCAGAGTGGCCTCGTAGCCGTGCTGCCCGGATCCACGGATTACAGAAGTCCTGCCAGAACTTTCCTGTGTGCCTAGTTCTTCTGGAGCGAGCCGCTGATGAGgagcagctgctcggccatgccAGGCTCTCTCGAGTTGTCGGACAATGTGGCAGCCTGTTCGTGGAGACCGTGGTGGTTTGCCAGGCTCAGCGGGGAAAAGGCTACGGTCGCAAGCTGATGGAGGCTTCCGAGCGCTATGCCAGGACCAGGGGCTTCCGGAGATTGTGCTTGACCACACACGACAAGCAGCATTTCTATGCACACCTTGGGTATGTGCTTTCTAAGCCAGTCCAGAACGCTGGAGCCATGACCTCCTTCATGCCCATGGAGGTTCTGCAGAAGTTTTCCAGGATACAGGACACAGTGTGTTCATTTGGACCTCCGAGGAGCTCCGCTAGACAAGGTCTTCAGAAGAACCTGCCGTCAAACTCGGAACCAGATCCTCCTCAAGTTTCTTGTCAAACTGAAATCCTCTGTCCTAAACCACTTGCTGTTCCGTCTCAACCAAGCAACCAACCTCCTCAACCTCCTCCGCCACCTCCTGCTCCACCACTGCCTCCACAACTTCCTGCCACCTGTCACCCGATTCCTCCAGTAGCCcaaagccagagcaaaacgcaaACCCTATACACCCCATACAGAGATGCTAAGGGGATGCCAATCTACTGGATGCATAAGGACATTTAA
- the naa80 gene encoding N-alpha-acetyltransferase 80 isoform X1 — translation MSGRSIVQWCDGEVQVFPLHHRLDLLEACADLVNAEWPRSRAARIHGLQKSCQNFPVCLVLLERAADEEQLLGHARLSRVVGQCGSLFVETVVVCQAQRGKGYGRKLMEASERYARTRGFRRLCLTTHDKQHFYAHLGYVLSKPVQNAGAMTSFMPMEVLQKFSRIQDTVCSFGPPRSSARQGLQKNLPSNSEPDPPQVSCQTEILCPKPLAVPSQPSNQPPQPPPPPPAPPLPPQLPATCHPIPPVAQSQSKTQTLYTPYRDAKGMPIYWMHKDI, via the coding sequence GTGTGATGGCGAGGTGCAGGTCTTCCCCCTGCACCACAGACTGGACTTGCTGGAGGCTTGTGCCGACTTGGTCAATGCAGAGTGGCCTCGTAGCCGTGCTGCCCGGATCCACGGATTACAGAAGTCCTGCCAGAACTTTCCTGTGTGCCTAGTTCTTCTGGAGCGAGCCGCTGATGAGgagcagctgctcggccatgccAGGCTCTCTCGAGTTGTCGGACAATGTGGCAGCCTGTTCGTGGAGACCGTGGTGGTTTGCCAGGCTCAGCGGGGAAAAGGCTACGGTCGCAAGCTGATGGAGGCTTCCGAGCGCTATGCCAGGACCAGGGGCTTCCGGAGATTGTGCTTGACCACACACGACAAGCAGCATTTCTATGCACACCTTGGGTATGTGCTTTCTAAGCCAGTCCAGAACGCTGGAGCCATGACCTCCTTCATGCCCATGGAGGTTCTGCAGAAGTTTTCCAGGATACAGGACACAGTGTGTTCATTTGGACCTCCGAGGAGCTCCGCTAGACAAGGTCTTCAGAAGAACCTGCCGTCAAACTCGGAACCAGATCCTCCTCAAGTTTCTTGTCAAACTGAAATCCTCTGTCCTAAACCACTTGCTGTTCCGTCTCAACCAAGCAACCAACCTCCTCAACCTCCTCCGCCACCTCCTGCTCCACCACTGCCTCCACAACTTCCTGCCACCTGTCACCCGATTCCTCCAGTAGCCcaaagccagagcaaaacgcaaACCCTATACACCCCATACAGAGATGCTAAGGGGATGCCAATCTACTGGATGCATAAGGACATTTAA